The region CGTCGCCACAGCATTCGCCTCTACCGCGACGAACCGTTGAGCATGGAGGAACTGTCTTATCTGTTGTGGTGCACCCAGGGGGTCAAGGCGGTCACGCCACGCCCCTGCACGCTCCGCACCGTGCCGTCCGGTGGCGCGCGTCACGCCTTCGAGACCTATCTGATGGTCCGTGCCGTCACCGGCCTGAAGCCTGGCATCTACCGGTTCCTTGCAATCGAGCATGCGCTACAACTCGTCAAGCCTGGAACGCAGACCCTGCAGGACGTCACGGGTCTGTGCGGCGACCAGAAGATGGTCGAACTGAGTGCCGTCACCTTCATCTGGGCGGCCGTTCCCTACCGCATGGTCTGGCGCTACAGCCAGCGCGCCTATCGCGGCCTGTTTCTGGACGCCGGCCATGTCTGCCAGAACCTGTACCTGGCCGCCGAGGCCATCGACTGCGGCGTCTGTGCCATCAATGCCTTCTTCGACGACGAGTTCAACACCTACCTCGGCTTCGACGCAGAGCAGGAGTTCGTCATCTACTGTGCGTCGCTGGGAAAGAAGCCGACCGGCACCCAAGACTAGTTCCAGCCTGGGAGGACATGCCGGAGCATCCTGCGCGAAGGAACCTTCACTTGACACATGGGGCTGCAAGACTAGTCTGGCGTGAAAGGGAGGCACACAATGCCCAATGCACTGGTCGTGTTCTATTCACTGGACGGTGACGTCCGATTTCTGGCCCGGTCGCTTGCCAAGGAGCTGCAGCTCGACTCCATGGAGCTGGAGCTGGTCAAGCCGCACCCGACACATGGGTTCATGAAGTACTTCAAGGGTGGGTTTCTGGCTGCCACCGGCGCCACACCGCCTCTCCGTCCACTCGCGCACGACGCCGCGCACTATGACCTGGTATTCATTGGGACACCCGTCTGGAACGGCCACCCAGCCCCGGCCGTGCGCACGTTCCTCAAGGGAGCCGACCTCAAGGGAACGAGAGTCGCTTTCTTCACCTGCTACGGCGACGACGACATCAAGACCCAGCGGATCCTGACTTCACTGGTGCCCGGAGCCAAGGTTGTCGGTCGCATCGGCTTCAAACTGCCCCTCAAGATGGACAAGGAGCAATGTACTACCGACCTGGTCCGCTGGGCCAAGGACGTGCTGAACAGCTGACGCGGCAGTCTGACGGTTGACGTGCGCCGCAGGGCCGCTATCCTGCCCCTATGCCCCGACGAAAGGCAACAGTCATAGCCCCTCCCAGAGACACCTCATCCGACGAGGCGGCACTGCGCGCCCTGTACCGCAAGGATCCGTCGCGCATCCTGCCAAATCCACTGTGGAAGACCGTCGCGCGCCTGCAGTCCCTCGAGTGCAGGTTCATTGATGACGCCGGCTCGGTGACGGGCGTCGAACTGCGAGAACCCGGGAAGCTGCTCATCTATGGGACCCGGACGCAGGATCCCCTGAAGGCTGCGTCGGTCAAGCTGGACGGCGTCCCCACCGTATATATCCACAATGACTTCGTGGCTCCTCTTGCCCCGTGGTTCGACCACAAAGAAGCTGTCTTCCGTATGCTCCACACCGGAAGTGAGCTGCCGCTGCGCGCCACGATCCACGGATACGCTGTGCGGGAGGTCGACATGGCGACTGAACTCCCTCTCGTGGCCACGATCCTGCATGCCTGCTACGACACACCCACGCCGGGTGTCGATGAGATCTCGACATGGACTCGGCTCCCGGTCTTTGACGCGCGCACCTGGCTGTGGATCGTAGACCGCAAGGAGAAACGCCCCGTCGCCTGCGGGATCGCCGACGTCGACCTGTCGACTGGTGAGGGTTGCCTGGAGCGAATCCAGGTCCTCCCGGCGTTCCGCGGCATTGGACTGGGTACCATGCTGGTGCAAGAACTGGTCTATCGCCTGGAACAGAAGGTCTCATTTACGACGGTTGCGGGCCAGGTGAAGAACTCCTGTGAACCAGAGCACCTCTTCCGTCGTTGCGGCTTCGCCGGCCGTGACGTCTGGTGGATCCTCCGCCGGTAGCACGACTTCTCTGTCCTAGATTGTCAGTGTTCCCCCGTGGTCCTTCAGCCAGCGCCTGCGCGCGTCATAGTCTGGCAGGACCGACGCGACGACTGCCCAGAACCTGTCCGAGTGGTTCATCTCGCAGCAGTGTGCCAGCTCGTGTACGACTACATAGTCGACCACATCCATGGGAGCCATGATGAGGCGCCAGGCGAAGCTGACGGTGCCGCTGGTACTGCACGATCCCCACCGCCGCTCGGCGCCCGTGATGCGCAGCCGTGGAACGCTCACACCGACCAGGGGCGCGTAGTGATGGACTCGTTCAGCAAGAAGGTCTCGTGCCCGGGCGCGGTACCACTCCTCGAAGACCCCTTCTCCGCGATCGAACGTCGCCATGTCCAGGATGAACCCTGTCTTCTCGTCAAAGGTCAGCGGTGTCTCCTGAAACGCAACAACTACGAACGGCCATTCGCGTCCCAGGTACGGGAAGCGTTCTCCTGTCAAGAAGTCGTGCCTCGGCAGCAGGGACACATGGCTGCGCGCCTTCGCAAGCTTGTCCTCGATCCATCTCGCCTTCTCCCTTAGCAGGGACTCCACGAACCACACCGGCGTCCGTGCGGTCGCCCGCACCACCAGCGTAGCGTCGGACCGGACCTCCAGCCCCACAGTCCGGCGGCGGGACCGTACCAGCACATATGCGCCCGCGACGGGACTCGTGCGTTGCTCCCCTTCGGGTTTCTTCATGCTCATGAATTGTGAATCCCTTTGGGGTCAGGCACTATGGTCTTCACATTCCAGATGTCAGTGCTGAGTGCTCCCCGGCCCTGGGTTTCCATGTTTTCCATGCGAGTATTGTGCCCCCATGTCGAGGAAGCGCAACCGACATATCTCTACTTAACGATGGGTTAACGCTATGCTGGTATCATCGAGGCGCGCAGGAAAACCTGCGACATTGGGAGAGAGGAGGAGAGCGACGATGAGAGTATTGGTTGTCGAGGATGAACCGACGATGCTGTCCGCGCTTTCTGACGCACTGACACACGAACGGCTGGTGGTCGATACCGCGCTGGACGGTCGCGATGCACTCGGCATGGTCCACGTCGAACAGGCGTACGACCTGATCCTGCTGGACTTGATGATGCCCCACATGGACGGCCTCACGTTTCTCAGGACGATCCGGTCCGAGGGACATGCCATGCCCGTGCTGGTGCTGACTGCCCGGGACCTCACAAATGACAAAGTCTCCGGCCTGGACGCGGGCGCCGACGACTACCTGACCAAACCCTTCGACCTCGATGAACTGCTGGCACGCGTGCGTGCGCTCCTGCGCAGGAATGGAAACCACAAGACATCTGTTCTGCGGGCGGGAGCAGTAGAGCTGGACACTGTCACCCATGTCTGCCGTGTGCACGAAAGGACGGTGACATTGGCCACCAAGGAAGAGCAGCTTCTCGAATATCTGCTGCGCAACCAGGGCCGCATCGTGCCGCGCGAGGAACTGGAAGACCACCTGTGGGACGCCAAGGCATCGCTGTGGTCCGACACGCTGCGCACGCATATTCGGTATCTGCGTGCCAAGCTGGACACTGACCCGGAGCATCCACTCATCACGACCCTGCGTGGACTGGGCTACGGCATCGTCGCCCCCTCCGACAAGGGAGACGGACATGACTCATAAGCTTGCAGGAACGCGCTCTCGTCTGATTTTCGCCGCAGTTCTGCTGTTCATAGCGGCGATCGTCCTGGGGAGTCTCATGCGCAACGCAACACCGGGTGCAGCCGACCCAGACACCCAGGAGATCACGACGGCCGAAGTGGGCACGACCATCCGGGAGCGCATCGCAAACCTGGACACGAAAGCGATAACGAATGAGACGGTTCGGAGTGCGATTGCTGACCAGCTGCCCGCTCTCGGTACACGAGGCTTCATCCGTGTCCACATCGCGAGCAAGAACGTCGACGTCCTGGTTGGAGCCGACTACAATCTCGACCAGGTCTTGGGAAACACTATTGGTGAAAACTTCTGGCACTACCGCCTGTCGCTCGCTCCTGTGAATGCGCCGGAGGAACTCCAGCCGTTGTACGTGACCTACTCAAATTCCGGTATGGGCAACTACTGGGGCGAGCTCATCATCGGCAGCGCAGGTCCCACTGCAGTTCAGGTCAGGACCTCTTTGGCATTCATGATCGCCATGTGGGTGTGTCTGTGCCTCGCAGCTGTGTGTATCATCGCAGTGTTTGTGATACCTGCGAACCACATCGCGCGCAGAGCGAAGTCGTGGACCCCGTTGCGCCGTGGACTGACCCTGGCTCTGGTCGGTGCCGTCCTCGCCGTTCCCGTTGCGTGGACCCTGCTCAGCAGGACGCACGCCACAGCACGGGCGGACTTTGCCCGAGGAACGGAACTCACCCTGACGTCCACAGCGAACACCATGTCAGAGTGGCTCTCGAAAGGCGAAGTTTCGGCAGCATATCTGCACGCGACGTATGCCATGTCCTACCCGGATTGCTCATTCCGCATCCTGGTGGACGGCAAGCTGCAGGATCGGGCGGGCGTCGACTACGGTCCCGCCGCCTATCAGAAGCCTGGCGACCCGCCGACATGGCGCAACCTGGCTCCTCTCACCGAGGGTGGCACGCCGCGGCCAGCCTATGTGACATCGGCCACCAAGGGCAATGTCCGCGTAGAACTGGTTGCACCGGAGACAGGCTACTGGCAAGTCATCCACCTGCGTCACACACTCCTCTGGGCTGTCCCTCTCCTTCTCGCTATCCTCTTTGCGCTGGGATACCTAATGGGCCGACGGCCTGAATCCACGGTCCCATCTTCCGAGGAGATCCTCCGCCACGCGGTCACCCGCCAAGCAGTCCTCACGGTCCTCGTCGTCTGCCTGGCGCTGGTGCCCGCTGCCGGATGGTTCGTGCAGACGTATGAGGCAGCAGCCGTCGGCCGGCTCGACAAAACCCTGCAGCATGATGCTGCGACTGTCAGAGGTCTGCTGAGCAGTCTGGATCCAACAGTAGCCGC is a window of Coprothermobacter sp. DNA encoding:
- a CDS encoding nitroreductase; translation: MDSGQQFLHDTRYAADMPEQQSDQEGGLPQPPLELPPDAGIPMIALPDPKTLRIAGVDLRTAIDRRHSIRLYRDEPLSMEELSYLLWCTQGVKAVTPRPCTLRTVPSGGARHAFETYLMVRAVTGLKPGIYRFLAIEHALQLVKPGTQTLQDVTGLCGDQKMVELSAVTFIWAAVPYRMVWRYSQRAYRGLFLDAGHVCQNLYLAAEAIDCGVCAINAFFDDEFNTYLGFDAEQEFVIYCASLGKKPTGTQD
- a CDS encoding M48 family peptidase: MSMKKPEGEQRTSPVAGAYVLVRSRRRTVGLEVRSDATLVVRATARTPVWFVESLLREKARWIEDKLAKARSHVSLLPRHDFLTGERFPYLGREWPFVVVAFQETPLTFDEKTGFILDMATFDRGEGVFEEWYRARARDLLAERVHHYAPLVGVSVPRLRITGAERRWGSCSTSGTVSFAWRLIMAPMDVVDYVVVHELAHCCEMNHSDRFWAVVASVLPDYDARRRWLKDHGGTLTI
- a CDS encoding DNA-binding response regulator, whose amino-acid sequence is MLVSSRRAGKPATLGERRRATMRVLVVEDEPTMLSALSDALTHERLVVDTALDGRDALGMVHVEQAYDLILLDLMMPHMDGLTFLRTIRSEGHAMPVLVLTARDLTNDKVSGLDAGADDYLTKPFDLDELLARVRALLRRNGNHKTSVLRAGAVELDTVTHVCRVHERTVTLATKEEQLLEYLLRNQGRIVPREELEDHLWDAKASLWSDTLRTHIRYLRAKLDTDPEHPLITTLRGLGYGIVAPSDKGDGHDS